The window CAATTTGTTGGTCCTACTAAAGATGTTGTGATGGAGTTTGGCAGCTTCCTCGGTACATTGGTAAGGAATTCGACCTTTTGTCCTTTTGATATATTTGATTGGAGGAAAATTGATACAAAAGATTATTTTTGGAAATATACAAAGGTTCTcagttcttaattttatttttggttgAACATGCTTAATATTTTTGCACTAACCCATTGAAACAATTTGtaggaaaaatataatatttctgaAATTGCAAAAAAGTGGACTCTGGATGCAATTCAAGGTGCTTGGAGAAGGTATAAGAATCAATTAAAAAAAGATCACTTTAAAGCATATCATAATGATGAAATTCGAATTGAAAAAAAGCctgaaaatattccagcataacaATTTAAGGAACTTCTCAAATATTGGAACTCTGGCAAACAAAAGGTAtgtttttgagaaaaaaattcaTTTATGTTAACCTTTGTCAAGAAATATTCATGAAGGAAAAACAATTATTTTCCTTTTATGACAATTTCGaattgaaatttattattttacttGCAGAAAATGTCAGCAACTAATATTGAGAATCGGAAAAAGTTAAAGGATCCACACACTACTGGCAAAAAAAGCTTTGCTATAGTCCGCAATGATTTGGTATCTGCTCTTATTTATCATTAAATATGAACTTGTTATCATTTTTAAGAAGATATTTTATACTACTTTTAATGTGTCcaggaaaaagagaaagaaacttCTGATCCACTATCACTTAAGGATATTTTTGTTGTTACAAGACAAAGAAAACCCGGTCGAACatacaaggaatcaaatgaagatACAACTAGAAAAATTGTGTGAATTATTTATGTTTCTATTTTGTTTGGAtgaaaaatatgttcatattGACTTTTTCTTTACTGGAattctctctctttttatttgtATAATAGGCTGAAATGGAGAGTATTGAAACACAACAAAGTGAAAATGGTGATGAGTCAATTAATATATTTGCATCAATCATGGGACCCGAATATCCCGGACGTTTGAGATTGTATGGACGGGGGGTTACAAAAAAGTCTTTGAAAGGGAAAGTGGGACATTTTGAACCCTCTTCAAATACAATAAATGATCACATGCAAAAGATGGAAGAGAGGATTATAAGATTGGAGGAAAAAATTGAGGAACAGAAGGAACAATATGAGGAACAAAAGACAATGATGAGACAAGAAATTGTAAAAGATATCAAAGAAAAAGTTCAATGTTCTGGATTACCAATTGATGCTAATATTTTAGCAACATTGTATTCTCGTCCATTGGGTGAAGCTTCCTCAACACAAGCAGCAACTATTCACCTAATTCATCGACCATCTCTTGGTAGCAACAATCAAGGTTAGAATCCTCGCAATCCTATAATTTATGCTTCTAATTTTTAGATTGTACAGTtagaaatttgtatttttttaattaatcatGAATTTAAAGTGATGGGTGCTCTAAGTGTATGAGCTCGATTAACTACTGTCATTGGAGCTTTTTGTCGACCTGCTGAAATAGTtgaattttgttatttttttctttgcGCCTGGTGATGCATTCTGACTCATAACTGTCCAGATTTCCTTCGAAAAGCACTTGTCCAGCTCTTTCTTCCACACCTACCTATTGCACAGCAATAGCTATAGGAGCTGCTAGTTTTTTAGTAGCTATTTGTGTATATTCCTTATGCACAACCTGCTCCAGATTTGCCTGGAAAAGAACTTGTCATGCTCTTTGTTCCACACCTACCTGTTGCACAGCAGTAGCTATAGGAGTTGCTGGTTTTTCAGCAGCTGCTTGTGTATCTTCCTTGTGCACAACCTGCTCACTTCCACCCTTCAAAAGAGTTGTTTGTGCACCAGTAGTGGGCTGATCAGTAGTGAGATGAATACCATGTTTAGCTGCTGCCATTTGATCACATTCCTGTCCAACTTATTTCCTTCCTGTTGCCTCGCAATTCTAGCCTG of the Nicotiana tabacum cultivar K326 chromosome 7, ASM71507v2, whole genome shotgun sequence genome contains:
- the LOC107820949 gene encoding uncharacterized protein LOC107820949 isoform X1, with the translated sequence MSATNIENRKKLKDPHTTGKKSFAIVRNDLEKEKETSDPLSLKDIFVVTRQRKPGRTYKESNEDTTRKIAEMESIETQQSENGDESINIFASIMGPEYPGRLRLYGRGVTKKSLKGKVGHFEPSSNTINDHMQKMEERIIRLEEKIEEQKEQYEEQKTMMRQEIVKDIKEKVQCSGLPIDANILATLYSRPLGEASSTQAATIHLIHRPSLGSNNQGEENEQMGDESSEDLT
- the LOC107820949 gene encoding uncharacterized protein LOC107820949 isoform X2; its protein translation is MSATNIENRKKLKDPHTTGKKSFAIVRNDLAEMESIETQQSENGDESINIFASIMGPEYPGRLRLYGRGVTKKSLKGKVGHFEPSSNTINDHMQKMEERIIRLEEKIEEQKEQYEEQKTMMRQEIVKDIKEKVQCSGLPIDANILATLYSRPLGEASSTQAATIHLIHRPSLGSNNQGEENEQMGDESSEDLT